Within Ovis aries strain OAR_USU_Benz2616 breed Rambouillet chromosome 3, ARS-UI_Ramb_v3.0, whole genome shotgun sequence, the genomic segment CGGTTTAGATGAGGTTATGAGGATGGGACCCCCATGACGGGGTTATGTcctcagaagaagagaaagagatcagAGCTTGTTCACTCGCTCCTCCACCTGAGCACATAACAAGAAGGCAGCCAGAAGGAAGGCCCTCATcagaacccaaccatgctggcaccctggtCTCAACTTTCAGATTCCAGAAGTTTAagaatataaatttcttttgtttaagccaccaCTCAGTCTACGGTATTTTGATGTGGCAGCTCAAGCTAATATAGGCAGCTAGATTAAATGACCCCAGCGAGCTCTTTCAGTTCCAACTAtgtaaaactatatataaaatttgataaTTAATGTATCTAATTTCCAAAATTTCATACTAATAATGAACCCACTTAAtgaaaactttgttttaaaaggtCATTCTGAGAGCCGTGAATGCAGATCCAGACTCCTTTGGTATTTTAGTGTTTCAGGTTGCACTGTGATTGCAAATCAGATAAAAGAGCAGatgtgaaaacaaaatatttatctaaaacCCATGATAAGAATAAAGGTTCCATGTTTGATGTATGTCTAAATAAAATACAAGCTAATGTGCTCTCCCTCTTCTAACACTTGCTGACAGCGAAGGACTGCAAAATCTGCTCGTCTATGTGTCACTGGAACTGACACAAGCTGGACAATTAATTACAGCTGGATTCATGCAATAAATTCCTAACGGGCGGTCCAATATTTGGCCTTCTCCTCCTTCCACCCCCTTGTCCTGCTGCCAGAGTGGTCTCTATAAAACAGACATCTCACCATGACATTCTTTCCCTTAAAATCCTTAAATGCTTGTGCAAGAATGGGAATACATTTAACATCACTGAACTACACACTTAAAAAGGGTTAAGACAGAAAAATTTATGTGTCATATGCCATAATgaaaatacacacatgcacacacacgcacaaagcGGAGTAGCTCCTGGTACATGGGGAGGAAAAATGCCCCTATGACTCTCCATTACTCCcagaatgaaatttaattttgaacTGGATAAAAGGCTCGCTATTGTTTGGTTGCTGCCTCCCTCTATTGCTCTCACATACATGGGATGCTCTCACTATAGAGAACCACTCTTATTTCACAGTGCTTTTAACATTCATGTTTCTACATACCCCGTTTCATCTGTCTAGAAGACTATTCCCTGAATAACTCTAATATACCTTAATACTTAGCTCCAACTACCAGGAGGCTTTCTCAGGATACTCGCAGACTGGGTGAGGTAGCCCTCTTCTATAGTCTTTCAGGATCCTACACTTACTCTAACATCTGCAACACAGCATGGCAATTACTTactattctgtttcttttaatgGCCTCTGAGCTTTTTAAATCCAAGGACCATTCTCATCTTTGTGTTTTCACCACTTAGCAAATTGCTGGACTTCAAGAAGGTacttaaaaaattcattaatcaaatgaaattatgtttcaaaaatataaaagaaaaaaggaaataaagagagtataagtgaaaatgagaaaacaaagcaagCACGTAAACTCTTCCAGGATAAACCAGAACCTTAGCTTTGTGACCTATGTGGTCGGAACACAGTCTGAGTCGTCAGAGAACACAGGCTGTGTGGAACACAGGAGACAGCTACAGGCACCACGGCGGGAGACAGACGTGAGCCGGCACACACAAGCCCCCGTTCACTGCCCGAGCAGCGGTCAGCTACAGGTCACTCACTGCGTGTGGATGAGCACGTGCTGCTTGAGGTCCTGCCTCCGCATGAACAACTTGTCACAGTAGTCACACTTGAGGTTCTTCTCCCCGGTGTGGATGACCATGTGGGATTCCAGGTGAGCCTTCTGGGTGAAAGACTTGTCACACAAAGTACACCTGTAGTTCTTCTGACCTGCATATTAACCCGAATGGTCACACTGTGAATCAGAGTGCCACGAGCACGCTCAGCATGAAGAGACACATTGTACAGGTATGTGGCAGGTGGGAATAAAACAGAATTGACTGGTAACTGGAACCTCACATTCTAGGACTGTCTACCTACAGCCACTCAGAACCACTGAattatatgctgcaactaaagctaGTGAAGCTAACAAACCTGACCTATGACTGCTTACCTACATACACACTCTTTACTGTTTACAGCTAACACATGATACaagttctggggaaaaaaaaaaatcacttaaaaccCTAGTGCCTAACTTAattcaatcattaaaaaaaagaaaaaactcaagaATTCTAATACTTGTCCATAAGCAAACATATTTTTACCAcctaaattttagttttcttttttaaataaaatacatgtctTCATAAACCAGGGATGAAATAAAGTCTTTTTAAGAATGCAGAAAAAAAGTTACTCTAAGTCAGGGGTTAGCAAACCTTTTCTTATAAGCCATTCCTAATCTTAAGGTCTGTGGGCCACACACACTCTGCTGGAACTACTCAGTCTTAATGCAAAAGTATAAGGAAGAATTTTACCTTCAAAGCTTTGGAGAAAATGACCCAACTAAGAAAACCAAACTAAACCCATTATTGTTATAGTGCATATGATAAAAACTTACGTCTAAGAGAAAGGGTTTGGTGTGCATGGAgtttagaaaatagaaattcaATAAATTCTGGTGGTGTTCAACAAACAATATTCAAAGGACAGAAACTGGCTCTGGCTAGTGACAGGGGTGACCTCTAATAGTACGCTCTAGCTGTTTCTGAAGAATTACCTTCAGGTCCAAACACACAGATGAACTCCCTGATTATTAACTGCATTTTCCCAGTCACCATCAAACTATGACTAGGCCACCTGGAAGATGGAGCAACTTAGTAATATTCTCTGAGGAGGCAGTTATTCCACACAATTCATGACCCAATGAAGTCCTCCTGTCAGCCAGCCGATTCTCTAACATCTGATCTCAACCCTATTTGCAAGACTTGTCTTGCTGCCACACCCTTAGcaatttctaatttttcaaaatctCACTTCATGGTCCAGGACAGCTTACCTGTGTGTATCTTGAGGTGGGTCCGCAGGTTGCTGGGATCACTGAAAGCCTTGCTACAGAAATCGCACTTGTGGGGCTTCATACCCATATGACCCATAAAGTGGACGTGAAGTTTGGAAGGAGAGATAAAAGCCTGGGGGCACATGGAGCACTTCCACTTCCTCTCTTTGCTATGGCTTGGCCCGTGGCTGCTGCTGTGGCCATGGCTAGGAAGATGGTTATGGATGTGGCTGCTCAGGTGGGCTTTGAACTCAGTATAGGAACTGCACTCCTTGCCACAGTTACAGAGATGTACATCTGGGTGTTCAGGAacaccttaaaaataaaattactcaatgtacttacttcaattttaaaactcaaattttaaaacatagtgGTTGTTGCTTCTAATTTTCCCTTCTATCAAAATTTCCAGCTTGCCCACTACCTGTATAATTAAACAAATCTTGTTCAATGCTCTAGTCCTAGCATCTCAAATAGTGTGTCAGGCACACAGGGAAAACCTGGTAAATACTAAACTATAAGGCATCTTCCTAGGCAAAAAACTGAAGATTTTGTTACACACAAAATCTTATGTGTGTGCATGGCAGAAGTTTTACTACAGTGAAAAAGGACAGGGAacgcttctgacatagacatcagaaaggggatGGAGTGTCATCACTTGTCATTATGacacagtgcaaagaaagagactATGAAGGTTAAATCAACTCACAGCATTGTCCTTTATGAACTTAAAACTAATGGTTCAAAAAGAAACTCAGGAACTTCAAATTCCCCAAATCAAAGTCCTAACACAAAGGTCATGCTGCCTGGCTGATATGGCTGCCTGGTTCTTCAGCATATGAAGAACTTCACAGATCTTAACACTTCTAATCGTAAGGTTAATATTCTGCTTTTACATACACAAAGGTATGTGATTTGCTTCTGCTTACACGTAAAGCATTACCAAAACTATATTACTGATCCTTGGTATTTTTACTGTGTTAGATTCATGACAAACAAGTCTTATATATAAACTTACCAATCTGCTGAGCATAATCCCGACTGTAATAAAAAAGCAGTTCATTTTCAGGAGGGATATCTTGGGAGGTACAGAAGTAGATTTTTCCATCATGGGGATAAGCCACCAAATTCTGTTCTTCCCGATTCCTAGGTTATCACATTTAACAAATCAAGCATATtaattttatcttattatttatttaaaaattttggggGGGCCACACTGCAACgcttgtggaatctcagttccccatcAAGGGAACGCCCAGCAAGcatattaattttgaaatatatactaAACACATCATATCCCTATAGTGAAATCTTATATGAAAACTTAGATGTACTATTTCTCTGGGTCATTTCTAATTACCTATACTACCTGTTAGGGTTAACTTGTTTAGAAACAGTATACTTCAGTATATCACCTCATTGCTCTTTATAGTCAGAAACATTCTAGTCTACTGCTAGAAGAAAAGTAAGTAAAATGAAGCCTTAAAACACTAtgacaaagacaaagaaatagaatTAACACAGCAGCCTAAGGGGCTGATTGcgtttgtgcatgctaagtcacttcagttgtgtccaactctgtgcgaccctacagacagcagccctccaggctcctctgtccatggggattctccaggcaagaatactggagagggttgtcatgccctcctccaggggatctttctgatccagggatcaaaccggcattTCTTATGTCGCCTGtactgccaggtgggttctttaccactagcaccacctgggaagcccaaggggtTGACCAATAGCCAATATAAAGAAAAGGAACCTACTGGCAAATTCAGTAGTAACTGGATCATTTTTTACTGCACTGGTAAATTGAACAAACTGCTCATAAAACAGGGACaatttcttatatttaaatttataatcacCATTAGTCAACAACTACTGgggtgaagaaaatgaaaagccttAGGCTTTAAGCTATGTTCAGATATCACCGTCATTGGATTCTTCAATTCATTCCTCTTTTATTCAAAGTTTCCTACTGAAAAATATCCGAATCATAACTATTTCTTGCATCTCACCTGGCTTTGCGCACAAACATCATCCAATTACATTCATTTTCGTCAGTTGTAATGATGCAGAATTCTAGGACACCATTGTGGTATATCTGCCAACAGAAGGCAAACATACACAACAAATGAACTGACAAGTTCTAGCAATAATCTCATTTACTTTGCAGTAGGTACCAGCTTTCCTAGTCAGTGTGAAAATACATGGTTGTCTTCTCATATGTTTGTCATTTCACCAGTCACCCTATTTCCAGCAATAAAGACCACTAGAGGTCTACAGTTAGTGCTCAGTATACAGAATCATGTTCTCTTGATTAGTCACATTTTGGCTTGACTGGAAAAGACATAAAATACTGTAGTTGTCTTCATTACCCACCACACAAACGGACATTAAGGTCAGAGAACCacctcttatttttttctccagtgaaCCTAGCATTCCTGTGTTCTCGTCTGGACAACACAACTAAAGTCCCCAATGCCAGCGGCACTTCACCTCTCCAACTATCACAAGACCCATTTCCACCTTAATCCAGTGTCAACAAGCATCACCCCCAATCTACTAAGATTCTATATAAACATGTTATAGGAACAGGTGTGCATATCAGAAACTTAAGTTTTCAGCCCCTTTTATTAGAAAACTAGAGAAATAATCTTAGCTTCCAAGTCTAGAATTGTTTCCCCAGCTAAATATTTGAGGAATGCTTTAGCTGATTACAAAATAAGACTTTCAACATATAAACAAAGTCCAAAGCCTGAGCTGCCACAAGTAACAAAAATGAGTAGTCACTGGGTTACTAACAAAATGGAGACTAAAATAGCTTATCttctatattcaatatctgaCATTTTGCTATGTATTATAATTTGGCTACCAAGAACAGAAAGTAGTATTTAATGACTGATGGATGAATGGCACTGTATGAATCTTGGCTAAGTTTGACTTTTACATCACTTTTAACTACTTCATTACTATAAAAGCATCCAAAAGTCACAGAAAATGTTCAAAAACACTGACCTTCCAGATATGATTAACCGCCTTGTCTGTCCATTCTGCTACTTCCATGGAGTGACTTTGCTGGCCAATGAGAGGCCCAAAGCAAGTCCGAACAGGGATGGTTTCTCCAGTCCACACACCTATCAGTGGAAGGACACCAACTACACAATCAATGATTTAAACATCTAATAGGATAGGGAAGACAGTAGCTTAACTCATGCAAAGTATTCCAGCACTCCTGAAAGGCAGGTATGTCTTATGGGTTCTATtctataaataaggaaaaagtaATGAACAGATTAGACTGGGCTCAGAAGAAATATGCAGAGTAAGAAGCAGTATCAAATTCCTGAACCAATGTTTATACACAAGGAACCATATCCATCCAAGTTGATACATAAAAAGGACTAGACAACATCACTCTATTATAAAAAAGTAAAGCAATTACTACAAAATAAATCAAACTTCTAAGATCATTTGTGCTTAAAGCACTGCTCTTTATTATCTAAGTCGTTTAATGCTTTCAACTGACTGATGCCTAAGCTACACCTGAAAGAACAATGAGTCTAGTATCGTATTTTCAAAGAATGGCACAAAGATTCAGGTACCACGTTACATTCCAGTATGGATAAGCATACTGTGGCAGTCTATATTTCTTACTCTCTTTTCCTAGGGAGTATTAAGCAATTTATAAACATCTGATAGAAAGTATTTTTGGTGATAAAAAGTTATAAATGGTAAATTTTCCAggttttataaaagaaaactaagTTTCAAGGAGTGATTTGTCATAATAATTGACAGTGGATGATACAGctgaaaataaaagccaagtCTTCAAAGATTCGGCCTTTGAGGAGGATTCTCTCCTCTATTCAATCCTGATCCTAAGAAAGCGGAACTTTTCCAATAACGTGTTCAACTTGACTTAGTGCTATCACCACTGGACAAGTAttccataaaaggagaaatattcaGCCATAAACTGACTTTTGGATCAAGCAAGTAATCTCTAAATTATACACATCCACTTTAACAACTCTACCCTACAAAGGAAGAAGAGACTCTGATCAAGTTTTATGGTTCCCAGGGTCTTACCAACGTCTGCTCCCACCATTGACTGGCGGAGAACAAGCTGCTTTGGGAGAGAAAGCCTGGCTCTGCTCTCTATTGGAGTGTCAGGAACAAAAGTCACCGGTCCGTGATCCGGGCAATCTGAGGGATAGGCTCGGTCACAGAGAGTGCACCCTGCAGATGACAAACGTGAGACATAAATGGGGCCAGCTCCAGCAGAGAGATCAATCACCACCTgctttatttaaatatgaattatCAAAACGTAACCAGTATGAAGCAAGGGTCTAGGAGAAATGCTCTGATCAAAGGGCCACTTTATTACACTTACAAGTATACCCACTCATATCCTTCTTCAGcaagatttgattttttttcaatacaaCTGGACAAGTTTCCTATTCAGTGCATAGGAAAAATACTGATCAAAAAAATAACACTGCATTACTTCAAGAATCAAGTGTGTTATTTCTTACATCTAGTGGCTACGTAATTCCTTCAAATATGATGTTCTGAAGTCGAAAAGATTCAGAGTCTCAAATTCTAAGAGGAAACTGAGCTGAAACGCTATTGGTGATGCATTGCCAACACAGCACAACAGAGCGAGAGACGCTTACACCACCGCTCGCTCCTGCCTCACTGTTAACAAACTGGCTGACCCTGTTTGGATGACAGGTTCTTTAGACAATATGCAGTCTGCTCTTTAGGACAGCAGGTAGGATCATACTCTTGCAGATGTATTTGCTTAACATTCTTAATTTCTTATTGTTCctatggtctttctttttgtattgtcaaaaaaaaaatgttgacttCATACACTGTTCTATGCTTACTGTAACTTCACGTTTACAAGCTCAGGAGTGTCCTCCTTCTCCACAAATCTTttgctcttttactttcttttctccttgataAGGAGTAGTATTCATGACCCTATTTAGTCGATGACTGTTCAAATTTTCCAAATTCATTCACAAAATAGCTATAATACATAGAACCACAGTCTTCTAGGTGCCTTTATTCCCCTAAACAACCTATTAGAAATTACCACTTAAATGGCATAAAATATCAGTTAAAGTTTTCATATTTAGCCAAAGTAGTAATAATACATTACTTCTTCAGGTACTACttgatttaaaattctttaaaatcagACTAGAGATCCCCTATACTCTATGAGGACTTAATTCTCTGATGCTCCTAATTATAAACCATGTTAACTCTTCAAACAAAGGAGATTCAGATTTCATATGGCAAAAAGGGTCATAGGCTTCCTTCAAAGAGAATACCAATGGTGAATAAGTACACGtaagatgctgaacatcattagttattatgaaaatgcaaattaaaacaatgagatgccATTTCATACCTACTATGacggttatgaccaacctagacagcatattcaaaagcagagatattactttgccaacaaaggtccgtctagtcaaggctatggtttttcctgtggtcatgtatggatgtgagagttggactgtgaagaaagctgagcgctgaagaattgatgcttttgaactgtggtgttggagaagactcctgagagtcccttggactgcaaggagatccaaccagtccattctaaaggaggtcagtcttgggtgttatttggaaggactgatgctaaagctgaaactctagtactttggccacctcatgcgaagagttgactcattggaaaagactctgatgctgggagggattgggggcaggagaagaggacgacagaggatgagatggctggatggcatcaccgactcgatggacgtgagtttgactgaactccaggagatggtgatggacagggaggcctggcatggtgcaaatcatggggttgcaaggagttggacacgactgagcgactgaactgaactgatgatggctataaatatgcatatatttttttacaaataaaattcaattattactaggaaaaaaaaagaaatattggcaaagatgtagagaaactggaaccttcataccctgatgctgggaatataaaatggtgcagccactttcgAAAACAGTCTGGTGATTCCTCAAAAAGAGGAATTTCATTCCCATATATATCCAAGAATTAAAAACATACGTTTACTCAAAAACTTGTACGTGACTGTTCATATAATagtcaaaaaggaaaaacaacaaaatgttcatgaaaaataaatggatgaacaaaatgtggtatatccatacaatggaatattattctgatacatgctataacatggataAGCCATCACaacattatgctaagggaaagaagccaggcacagcCATATACGttaggattccatttatatgacatgtcTAGACTAAGCGAATCCATAGGTAAAGCAGTTTAGTGGTTACCTGAGAATGAGGAGCAGGGGTGAGAGTAACTGCTAACAAGGTTTCTTTATGAAGTAACAAAAATTTTTGAATTAGATAGTAGTGATTGTTGTCACTACCTCGTCattatactaaaaaccactgaagtgtacacttttaaaatgtgtatgtgaATTACATTTCTTCTGAAAAACACTCAGAAGCAAGAGGTTCCACTTGCCCACTTGAAAAAGGATCaacaggagacttccctggcagtccagtggttaagacgccaggTTTtgactgcagggggcccaggtttgatccctggtcagggaacaaggatCCCACATGACGCTAGATGTAGCACCCTTCCCGCAAAAGGATAAACAGACTGGCTTAAGCCACCTCTTACCTTCTCCTCAATTAATGACCATACATTAATTATAatcctaaattattttaaaattatagatttgAGACTTTAAAGGGTTAACACGAAAGGTCTCCCCACTGCTTGGCTTCAGTAGCACCAGAAGCCTCCTCCAACTTTTCTGACCATCCTGTTCAACTTACTTTAGAAGCTCTTTCCCTGCCACTGTACCTTAGCATACCTAGCCTTGTCATTCCACACACTTAACTAGGACAGGACTTCGCCTCACTTCCATGGCTATGATTAACACCTTAATGCTGAGGATTCCTGAATATTTCCAAATAGATCTCTGAGCTCCAGATTAAAGTTCTCACTTGGCATCTCTAGGTATCACTGGACACTGAAACCAACATGTCTAACAGTGGCCTCACCTACactcatcaaaaacaaaacaagggacttccctggtggcctggaggataggaatctgcctaccagtgcaggggacacaggtttgatccctgatccgggaagattccacatgcctcggagcaactaagtccatgggcCCCATGCTCTAGgacccgtgctccacaacaagagaagccacagtgagtagcccacacactgcaaccaaGAGTAGCCTTCACtggccacaaccagagaaagaccTCACAAAGCAAGGAAGACCAAGCgcagcccccccccaaaaaaaaccacCCCACCTCCATCATTCATTATCCTAAGGAATGGTCACTATCCACCTAGTTTCCCAGCCAGAAACCAGTAATTTCTCCTTAAACCTTCTTTCCTCTAACTTCACCCAATCAACAAGATCTACTGAGTTTTCTGTTAATACTTTATACTTTTTTCATCATTCTCTATTCTAGACTGGAATACCATGACCTTGCATTTAAACTGTGGCATCGCCATCTTTACCTCTCTGCCACTAACAAGCCTGCTACCTTCACACCGCGGCAGAACCCCTATCCCAACCCTCCCTCCTCAAAATCCCTGTCTGCTCTTTGAAGACCCTCTGTGTTCTGGCTCCTACTTCTCTCATCACATAGCCCTCTCCCCACCTGTTTTTTTTCCTGAGGTGGGGAGGGTTGTATTTTTTTGGTTGTACTGCACCACATGTAGGATTCTAGCCCCctgaaattggagaaggaaatggcaatccactccagtgttcttgcctggagaatcccagggatgggggagcctggtgggctgccatctctggtgttgcacagagtcggacacgactgaagcgacttagcagaacagggatcaaatttgtgccccctgcagtggaagctcagagtcccaaccactggaccaccagggaagtccctccccacCCGTGTTATGCTTCAGCAATCCTGAACCACTCACGATTCTTTCAGACTACAGCTGCCAGTTCCCATGGGTGACACTGTTCCTCCTGATTCTCCACTTTGGACATGTCTGCTCTTCAGGTCTGTGTTAACACATGCGTAGTCTTCCCTGCGCTTTCCAGAGTCTGGTGAGACGCTCCCAGCTCAGGCTCCTTGAGCACCATACACTTAATCCCATCTTTGCACTCAGTACACCATAACACAATAGCCTGTTCACTAGCCCATGCCTCCCTTCGCACCGTAGGTTCCTTCAAGCCTCCTGCAGATTATTTCGTATGCTGCATCTAGTACAGAGGCTGGTGCTTACTAGCACTCAACATTTACTGCATGACTGAAGGGGTAGTGACACCAACAACTCGACTATTTTTATATTGCTTTCGTTACTGCTGCCCCATAAAAAGACTTTTACATGCCAAACTATGGCAATTTATATGCattctgaatgaaaaaaaaaacccaaaatttcACTTGTATATCCACTTACATTTTTCCACAGGGATGAAAAATGACACATGATCTAATAAATTTGTCTTATGTAGAAAAAGCGCATGGCAGGTCACACAGAACACCTCACTAAAATTTACTTATATAATTAACTCTGTGAAATCTTGGGAAATATCTTAAGTATTACTAGGCTAAgcttatctgtaaaatacagaaatgacTGTTTCCTTACTTCAGGAAGATGCTTTAAGAACCAACAGAATGTCTATATATCACTTGGCTTATTTGAGAAAAAAGCACCACATTAACATACAGGACAATACATAGGCAAATAGAAGTTTCAAAGTCTATTTACTTTCTATACTCCCTTAATTAATACCTGACTTTGCGACTAAACCTATTAAGGATGATGACCCTTTCTATCAACATCTCCAAAAGAAAAAGGCTAAGCACACTCACAAATTGTAAACAAGGTTGCCATATTTTCCTTGTTTGAATTGGAGTCTTCCATTTGCAGTGAAGGTGGTACAAAAGAAAGACTGTCTGAAGAAACATCTACATGACCTGTCCCCATAGCAACCTCCTGGGTGATGGAGGAGACAGCCACAGGTTCTAGGCTTAGGCCAACTTCATGGAGGGAAACAGACTCTAGGGAGGCGAGGTTGTGTGAGGTAGAGAGTGCCACGCTTACAGAGTTGGTGCTCATGGCCACGGTGTGGATGGAGTCACTGAGGGCACTGTCAGACATCCCGTTGACCCGACTTGCAATGTGGTCTGTCTCCATGACCACAGGGAGCTCCAGGCCGTTCCCATGAATGGGTATCACACCACCATGTCCTACAGTTTCTGCGGCAAGGCTGTTGCTCACAGAGTCCacagacagaggttcatgacttCTGGAGCCATCTGGGATTTGGGTATGCTCGCCTGCAACACCATCCATCGTCAGCTCTTCTGCCATTCCATCTGTAGAGATTGGGCTGGTGACCCTAGAGACGTTCTCCATGGTGATTGTTGTGTCCAAGGCCACCTCATGAG encodes:
- the PRDM4 gene encoding PR domain zinc finger protein 4 isoform X6, which translates into the protein MPVPRHPCALFSDPWPPADASQVTGAICKWICPKGNRKSRNQYWVEYTLIRLDLRRMMNEMNLSPVGMEQLTSSSVSNALPVSGSHLGLAASPTHNPIPAPGLPVAIPNLGPSLSSLPSALSLMLPMGIGDRGVMCGLPERNYTLPPPPYPHLESSYFRTILPGILSYLADRPPPQYIHPNSINVDGNTALSIANNTSALDPYQSNGNVGLEPGIVSIDSRSVNTHGAQSLHPADAHEVALDTTITMENVSRVTSPISTDGMAEELTMDGVAGEHTQIPDGSRSHEPLSVDSVSNSLAAETVGHGGVIPIHGNGLELPVVMETDHIASRVNGMSDSALSDSIHTVAMSTNSVSVALSTSHNLASLESVSLHEVGLSLEPVAVSSITQEVAMGTGHVDVSSDSLSFVPPSLQMEDSNSNKENMATLFTIWCTLCDRAYPSDCPDHGPVTFVPDTPIESRARLSLPKQLVLRQSMVGADVGVWTGETIPVRTCFGPLIGQQSHSMEVAEWTDKAVNHIWKIYHNGVLEFCIITTDENECNWMMFVRKARNREEQNLVAYPHDGKIYFCTSQDIPPENELLFYYSRDYAQQIGVPEHPDVHLCNCGKECSSYTEFKAHLSSHIHNHLPSHGHSSSHGPSHSKERKWKCSMCPQAFISPSKLHVHFMGHMGMKPHKCDFCSKAFSDPSNLRTHLKIHTGQKNYRCTLCDKSFTQKAHLESHMVIHTGEKNLKCDYCDKLFMRRQDLKQHVLIHTH
- the PRDM4 gene encoding PR domain zinc finger protein 4 isoform X7 encodes the protein MHHRMNEMNLSPVGMEQLTSSSVSNALPVSGSHLGLAASPTHNPIPAPGLPVAIPNLGPSLSSLPSALSLMLPMGIGDRGVMCGLPERNYTLPPPPYPHLESSYFRTILPGILSYLADRPPPQYIHPNSINVDGNTALSIANNTSALDPYQSNGNVGLEPGIVSIDSRSVNTHGAQSLHPADAHEVALDTTITMENVSRVTSPISTDGMAEELTMDGVAGEHTQIPDGSRSHEPLSVDSVSNSLAAETVGHGGVIPIHGNGLELPVVMETDHIASRVNGMSDSALSDSIHTVAMSTNSVSVALSTSHNLASLESVSLHEVGLSLEPVAVSSITQEVAMGTGHVDVSSDSLSFVPPSLQMEDSNSNKENMATLFTIWCTLCDRAYPSDCPDHGPVTFVPDTPIESRARLSLPKQLVLRQSMVGADVGVWTGETIPVRTCFGPLIGQQSHSMEVAEWTDKAVNHIWKIYHNGVLEFCIITTDENECNWMMFVRKARNREEQNLVAYPHDGKIYFCTSQDIPPENELLFYYSRDYAQQIGVPEHPDVHLCNCGKECSSYTEFKAHLSSHIHNHLPSHGHSSSHGPSHSKERKWKCSMCPQAFISPSKLHVHFMGHMGMKPHKCDFCSKAFSDPSNLRTHLKIHTGQKNYRCTLCDKSFTQKAHLESHMVIHTGEKNLKCDYCDKLFMRRQDLKQHVLIHTH
- the PRDM4 gene encoding PR domain zinc finger protein 4 isoform X1, whose product is MPVPRHPCALFSDPWPPADASQVTGAICKWICPKGNRKSRNQYWVEYTLIRLDLRRMMNEMNLSPVGMEQLTSSSVSNALPVSGSHLGLAASPTHNPIPAPGLPVAIPNLGPSLSSLPSALSLMLPMGIGDRGVMCGLPERNYTLPPPPYPHLESSYFRTILPGILSYLADRPPPQYIHPNSINVDGNTALSIANNTSALDPYQSNGNVGLEPGIVSIDSRSVNTHGAQSLHPADAHEVALDTTITMENVSRVTSPISTDGMAEELTMDGVAGEHTQIPDGSRSHEPLSVDSVSNSLAAETVGHGGVIPIHGNGLELPVVMETDHIASRVNGMSDSALSDSIHTVAMSTNSVSVALSTSHNLASLESVSLHEVGLSLEPVAVSSITQEVAMGTGHVDVSSDSLSFVPPSLQMEDSNSNKENMATLFTIWCTLCDRAYPSDCPDHGPVTFVPDTPIESRARLSLPKQLVLRQSMVGADVVGVLPLIGVWTGETIPVRTCFGPLIGQQSHSMEVAEWTDKAVNHIWKIYHNGVLEFCIITTDENECNWMMFVRKARNREEQNLVAYPHDGKIYFCTSQDIPPENELLFYYSRDYAQQIGVPEHPDVHLCNCGKECSSYTEFKAHLSSHIHNHLPSHGHSSSHGPSHSKERKWKCSMCPQAFISPSKLHVHFMGHMGMKPHKCDFCSKAFSDPSNLRTHLKIHTGQKNYRCTLCDKSFTQKAHLESHMVIHTGEKNLKCDYCDKLFMRRQDLKQHVLIHTQERQIKCPKCDKLFLRTNHLKKHLNSHEGKRDYVCEKCTKAYLTKYHLTRHLKTCKGPTSSSSAQEEEEEDDSEEEELADSVGTEDCRISSAVYSADDSLSAHK